TGGTTTTACGCAAATACTTGCAATGGGTCGTCAAAACAAAATGACGGGTGCTGCTGAGCAGTATCAATACATCCTTCGCGATGAGTCTATGCACTGTAATTTTGGCATCGATTTAATTAATCAAATCAAGCTGGAGAACCCGCAGTTATGGACTTCTGCGTTCAAAGACGAGATCAAATCCATCTTCGAAAAAGCAGTGGAATTAGAGTACCGTTATGCAGAGGATACGATGCCTCGCGGAGTGCTCGGATTGAACGCGCCGATGTTCAAAGGTTACCTAAGATACATCTGTAATCGCAGATGTTTGCAAATAGGACTTGACGCGATGTTCCCAAATGAAGAGAATCCATTCCCATGGATGTCAGAAATGATTGATCTGAAAAAAGAGAGAAACTTTTTTGAGACACGCGTTATTGAGTATCAAACTGGCGGTGCGCTAAGTTGGGAATAGTAGTCAGGTAGAAAGCGCATAGCCGGCTAAATAGGAGATTAGACGGTTGGATAGTTTTAAAAGTCAGCAAAACCAGACTCAAGTCCGAAAACCCTTCCTCAAGGGTGTCTGGTCTACTCTCTCTATTTTTTCCAGCAAATTTAAGAAGCCGTTGCCCTTTGGGGCCACGGCTTTTTTTCCAGGATTCATTAGCGTGCAGCACTTAGCATCAAGCCGCGCGCCGATGAATGGCTCGCTCGTCGGCTCCAATCGGTTGCAAAACCAGGCGGAAATGAATTGGTCGGGTCTTCTTAATCGGTAGTTTGTACTAATCCTCACGTGAAGGAGCATTACTATGGCAATCGCCAAGAAAAAAGTTGCTGCAAAGAAACCTGCTGCTAAAAAAGCTGCTGCTAAAAAGCCAGCTGCTAAAAAAGTAGCTAAAAAGAAGCCTGCTGCTAAGAAAGTTGCTGCTAAAAAGCCAGCTGCTAAAAAAGTAGCTAAGAAGCGTCCTGCTGCTAAAAAAGCTGCTGCTAAAAAGCCAGCTGCTAAAAAAGTAGCTAAGAAGAAGCCTGCTGCTAAGAAAGTAGCTCGTAAAGCTGCTGCTAAAAAGCCTGCTGCTAAGAAAGTAGCTCGTAAAGTAGCAAAAAAAAAGTAAGTAAGCCTGCGGCGAAGAAAGCGGGCAAGGCTGTAAAAAAGCCCGCGGCTAAAAAAGCTGCTGCTTCAACTACGTTGAATCCAGCTGCTGCTTGGCCCTTCCCAACTGGCACACGTCCATAAGCTCTGCTTGTAGGCGGGTGAAGTTCAAAGGGATCTCTCACGAGATCCCTTTTTTATTATTACTTCTGAGAATTATTGGCTTTAGAGGGCAAATCCAAAGGCAGATTTGAACTGAGTGGCGATTTCATCTTTGCTCATTTGGTGATTTTGTGGTCCCTGATGGGTGATTTTGATCGAACCCATCAAACTAGCTAGTCGACCAGTAGTTTCCCAATCCATGCCATTTTCCAATCCAAACAGCAAGCCACCGCGGAATGCGTCACCACAACCGGTTGGATCAACTACTTTTGCTGCTGGCACTGGTGGAATTGCGATGCATTTGCCTTCAAAGTAGATATCTGCGCCTTCAGCACCCTTGGTAACGATTAATGCTTTCACCCTTTCGGCTACCTTAGCCAGGCTCAAGCCAGTTCTTTGAGAAAGCATTTCGCCTTCATAGTCATTTACGGCAAGATAGCTCGCAATATCAACCAGCTCTAGTAGTTCTGGACCATTAAACATAGGTAATCCCTGTCCTGGATCAAATACAAATGGAATATCTGCATCAGCTAGCTGATGGCAGTGCTCCCACATTCCTTGACGGCCGTCTGGGGCGACGATGCCAAACTTTGCAGCACCTTTGGCATTCTTGCTGCGCTCCGCAATGACTTCTGAAACTTGGTTGAGGTGGGATTCACCCATAGCACCCGGATGAAAGGCGGTAATTTGATTATTGGCTTGGTCAGTAGTGATCATGGCTTGAGCTGTGAACGCTTGCTCAATCTGGCGGATATGCGTCGCATCAATCTTGAGTTGCTTGAGACGATCAAGATAGGGGGCTGCATCACCACCCACCGTTGCCATGATGATGGGGTCACCACCCAGAAGGCTCAGGTTGTATGCGATATTGCCTGCACAACCACCGAATTCACGGCGCATTGTAGGAACCAGGAATGCAACGTTAAGGATATGAATCTGCTCTGGAAGAATTTGATCGGCAAATTTGCCTTCAAAGTTCATGATGGTGTCGTAGGCGATAGAACCGCAGATCAAGCTGGCCATAAATAATTACTTTCTAATAAAAATCGATTGGAATGAATGTATTTTCGAATTTGCAGTCTATTTTTCAGGGTAAAAAACTCTGACACGATAGCCTGCAGCGTTTTGCGGGAGAGAAATCGGGAATTCAGCGGAAATAATTTCGCCAGAGGGTGCGCCTTGACGTAAAAAATTTGGGTGCGACTCTTGCCAAAGTATTGGCAGCCACTCTTGCGGAGAAAATTGAATCGTTTTGATCGGCAATTCCTCTGCGTCAGTGAGAGAAATTTCCAAATTCGGAAATAAAACAGGTAGCGCAAGACGATTTTGTATTTCCACTTGCAACACAGATTGATTTGAAGGGTTTTTAAGGCCCTCTCGCGCGTTTTCAGGCAAAAGAGTGACTGAAGTTATTTTCCAAGCAGCAAAATCGCTCAGAGAGCGATCTACGCACCCTAGTGCACGACACAGTTGCGCATCAAATTTCATTAAAAGAGAGAATGCACTTGTTGCAAACGCAGAAGAGCTGCCATCAACACGCGTTGCTAATCTTGGGAGCAGGGAATTTCTAGAGAGGTGCTCGCCAACAATCAGGAGTAATAGGAAAGCAAGGCTGAGAAGAATTAATTTAAGACTTTTTTTTTGAGCCGGCACTACAGTGTCTTTGCGATTACTAAGCAAACTCGCTGTATCAAGCTGCTTAGCTAGCGTGCCACGCAAACAGACCCAGCCCTCACTTTCTTTCCAAACGGAGAGACTTAACCATTGGCTATAGGTGGCAATAACTTCTTCTGCTTGGCGCGCAAGCACGCCCGAGAGCACAATTTTTCCACCGGGGCGCATCTTGTTTACCAGGGCAGGCGCTAAAACTTGTAGTGGGTTAGCCAAAATATTGGCCATCACGATGTCGTATTTGGTTTCTGCGGCGAGTTCTGGCGCATTTTCATTGGGCAGAACAAAACGAATGATTGTCTTGTTGATTTCTGCATTACTGCGTGCTGCAACCATGGCTTGCGGATCAATATCAGTGCCCACAACGGGTTTGCAACCCAGTTTCGCGGCGGCAATAGCCAGAATTCCGGATCCACAACCGTAATCGAGCAAACTTTGATTCGCTAGCTGCGTATTTTGTTCAAGCCAAAGCAAACAAAGATGTGTAGTAGGGTGGCTGCCAGTACCAAAGGCGAGGCCCGGATCTACTGCTAAGCAAATTGCATTAGGGTCGGTGGGCGCTTCATGCCAAGAGGGTACTACCCAAATCCGCTCACCAATTTGAATTGGGGCAAATTGACTTTGCGTTAAGCGAACCCAGTCTTGTTCCTCAACAATCTTTTCTTGCGGAGCTGGAAGATGAAATCCAGCTTCTTGAAGCGATGCAAGTAACTCTGGAATGAAATTCACTGCATCAGAATCATCAATTTCTGGATTAAATAGGGCAGTTACAGAAGATCGGTCCCAGGCTTGAACCTCTGGTGAGAGCCCTGGTTCGCCATAAAGTGGGTTTTCATCATAGCCACCCGCAGCATCGTCTTCAACAGTGACTGAGAGTGCACCCACTTCCAGCAATGCATCACCTAAAGGCTCGGCAATTTCTGCTGGTACCGTGAAAACGAGTTCACGATAGGACATGCTGACTCCAAACGGGCATTAATTAACCTAAGACTTTGGGTTGCCGCGACTAGCAGCTTGCTCTTCGAGGCGATGCTCTAGATAGTGAATGCTGGTTCCGCCTTCCATGAAGTTCGGATCGAGCATGAGTTCACGATGCAGAGGTACGTTGGTTGTAATGCCATCAATCACCATCTCAGAAAGCGCAATCTGCATACGACGAATCGCTTGTTCGCGAGTATTGCCATAAGAAATCAGCTTGCCGATCATCGAATCGTAATTGGATGGCACCACATAACCGCTATAGGCATGTGAGTCAACACGAATTCCAGGGCCGCCTGGCATATGGAATGAACCAATCTTTCCTGGGCTTGGTGTGAACTTGAATGGATCTTCCGCATTCAGACGACATTCAATGGCATGACCACGGAAAACGATGTCTTTCTGGCGATAACTGAGTTTTAAGCCAGCAGCAATGCGAATTTGTTCCTGAACAATATCCACGCCAGTAATCATTTCGGTAACTGGGTGCTCTACTTGAACGCGGGTGTTCATTTCAATGAAGAAGAATTCCCCGTCTTCGTATAAGAATTCAAAAGTACCAGCACCACGGTAACCAATTTTTCTACAAGCTTCTGCACAGCGTTCACCGATCTTTGCGATTAAGCGGCGATCAATGCCGGGAGCCGGAGCCTCTTCGATCACTTTTTGGTGGCGACGTTGCATTGAGCAATCACGCTCACCCAACCAAATGGCATTGCCATGGGTGTCGGCCAAAATCTGGATCTCTACGTGGCGAGGTTTCTCAAGAAACTTCTCCATATAGACTTCTGGATTACCAAAAGCGCGACCAGCTTCTTCTTTGGTCATATTGACTGCATTCAGAAGGGCGGCTTCAGTGTGTACCACGCGCATACCACGACCACCACCACCACCTGCGGCTTTAATGATGACTGGATAGCCAACGCGTTTTGCCGTAGTAATAATTTCCTTTGGATTGTCTGGCAATGCACCTTCAGATCCTGGAACGCAAGGTACACCTGCTTTAATCATGGCGCGTTTAGCTGAAACCTTATCGCCCATGAGGCGAATCGAAGCTGCAGTAGGTCCAATAAATGCAAAGCCTGATTTTTCTACACGCTCTGCAAAGTCAGCATTCTCGGAGAGAAAGCCATAGCCTGGATGGATCGCTTCAGCATCAGTTACTTCCGCTGCTGAAATAATGGCAGGCATATTGAGGTAGCTGAGTGGTGATGGGGCAGGCCCAATGCAGACAGCTTCGTCTGCAAGCTTCACATATTTAGCTTCTTTGTCTGCGGTCGAATAGACCACCACAGTTTTAATTCCCAACTCGCGACATGCGCGTTGGATACGGAGAGCAATTTCTCCGCGATTGGCAATCAGAATCTTATCGAACATGTCGGCTCTGAGTTAAGTAACGGTGGATTGGAATAGATCTAAAGGGGGATCTATTAAGCGATGATGAACAGCGGCTGATCAAACTCAACACCTTGACCGTTTTCACACAGAATTTGCTTGATGACACCGGCTTGCTCAGATTCGATCTCATTGAGAAGCTTCATCGCTTCAATAATGCACAGTGTTTGACCCACTTTGACTGTATCGCCAACTTTGACAAAGTCTGGCGACTCAGGATTTGGTGCGCGATAGAAAGTGCCGACCATTGGTGAGCGAGCTACAAAACCAGTTTCAGCAGGCGTTTCTTCGGCGGCTGGAGCGGCAGCAGGCGCGGCTACGGGAGCAGCTTGCATTGCTTGAACCGGTGCTGGATTGGCGTAAACCACTTGACCAGCTGGAGCTGGAGATCCGGCATTCACAATGCGAACACGATCTTCACCTTCATTTACTTCTAATTCAGAAATTCCTGATTCAGAAACAAGGTCGATTAGGGTTTTTAGTTTTCTCAAGTCCATGGAAAGGCTTCCTCTCTTGTAATTCTTAATTAATCTTTATTTTTATAAACGTGCGATTGCTGCTTGTAAGGCCAGTTCATATCCAATCGCCCCTAGTCCGCAAATCACGCCAGTGGCGATGTCTGATAAATAGGAGTGTTTGCGGAATTCTTCACGCTGATGAATATTGGACAGATGTATTTCGGTAAACGGTATGGCAACTCCAGCCAAGGCATCGCGTAAGGCAACGCTGGTATGGGTAAAAG
The genomic region above belongs to Polynucleobacter sp. AP-Ainpum-60-G11 and contains:
- a CDS encoding carbohydrate kinase family protein, which produces MASLICGSIAYDTIMNFEGKFADQILPEQIHILNVAFLVPTMRREFGGCAGNIAYNLSLLGGDPIIMATVGGDAAPYLDRLKQLKIDATHIRQIEQAFTAQAMITTDQANNQITAFHPGAMGESHLNQVSEVIAERSKNAKGAAKFGIVAPDGRQGMWEHCHQLADADIPFVFDPGQGLPMFNGPELLELVDIASYLAVNDYEGEMLSQRTGLSLAKVAERVKALIVTKGAEGADIYFEGKCIAIPPVPAAKVVDPTGCGDAFRGGLLFGLENGMDWETTGRLASLMGSIKITHQGPQNHQMSKDEIATQFKSAFGFAL
- the accB gene encoding acetyl-CoA carboxylase biotin carboxyl carrier protein translates to MDLRKLKTLIDLVSESGISELEVNEGEDRVRIVNAGSPAPAGQVVYANPAPVQAMQAAPVAAPAAAPAAEETPAETGFVARSPMVGTFYRAPNPESPDFVKVGDTVKVGQTLCIIEAMKLLNEIESEQAGVIKQILCENGQGVEFDQPLFIIA
- the accC gene encoding acetyl-CoA carboxylase biotin carboxylase subunit produces the protein MFDKILIANRGEIALRIQRACRELGIKTVVVYSTADKEAKYVKLADEAVCIGPAPSPLSYLNMPAIISAAEVTDAEAIHPGYGFLSENADFAERVEKSGFAFIGPTAASIRLMGDKVSAKRAMIKAGVPCVPGSEGALPDNPKEIITTAKRVGYPVIIKAAGGGGGRGMRVVHTEAALLNAVNMTKEEAGRAFGNPEVYMEKFLEKPRHVEIQILADTHGNAIWLGERDCSMQRRHQKVIEEAPAPGIDRRLIAKIGERCAEACRKIGYRGAGTFEFLYEDGEFFFIEMNTRVQVEHPVTEMITGVDIVQEQIRIAAGLKLSYRQKDIVFRGHAIECRLNAEDPFKFTPSPGKIGSFHMPGGPGIRVDSHAYSGYVVPSNYDSMIGKLISYGNTREQAIRRMQIALSEMVIDGITTNVPLHRELMLDPNFMEGGTSIHYLEHRLEEQAASRGNPKS
- a CDS encoding DUF3426 domain-containing protein, which encodes MPAQKKSLKLILLSLAFLLLLIVGEHLSRNSLLPRLATRVDGSSSAFATSAFSLLMKFDAQLCRALGCVDRSLSDFAAWKITSVTLLPENAREGLKNPSNQSVLQVEIQNRLALPVLFPNLEISLTDAEELPIKTIQFSPQEWLPILWQESHPNFLRQGAPSGEIISAEFPISLPQNAAGYRVRVFYPEK